GATTTGCCCGGGCGTCAGGCACTTGTTTCAATGACACAAGTATTATTCGATACGTTAATCATCTGTTCAATTACAGGTGTTACGATTGTAATGAGTAATAAATGGCAGGATCAATCAATTGATGCAGGTACCCTAACAGCTGAAGCGTTCGGTTCTTTCCTTGGTAGTGTCGGACCGATTTTAGTATCAATTGGACTTGTATTCTTTGCTACATCTACCATTTTAGGTTGGAGTTATTACGGTGAGAAGTGTTTCCAATACCTCTTCCCTAATCGTGTAGCAGTCCTTACCTATCGAATTATATTCGTAGCATTCATCTTTGTAGGGGCTACTGCATCACTAGATCTTGTATGGATTTTAGCAGATGTATTAAATGGCTTAATGGCGATTCCAAACTTAATTGGATTGCTCGGCTTGTCCGGTGTGGTCATTTTGGAAACCAGACGTTTTAAGAAGAAAATTGACGAAGAACGTGAAGAGTCTCGTAAGTAACGTCTCAAAGTACAGTTGACAGCCTTCTGCTTTCATGAAATGATAGTTTTCATTAGAGGAAAGGCGGTAAGAATATGGATTTATCTACAAAATCACCTGAGAATGTTTCCTACATGATTGAAAAGATTAAAGAAAAACTACGCATGGTAAATGTGGATGCGATGAAACCTGAAAATTTCAGTACAGAACAGTACGAAGATTTGTACTATATGTACGAAATGGTCATGAAACGCGACAACATCACACCGAATGAAATGCAAGCAATCGCTTCAGAACTTGGTTCTATGCGCAATTAAAAAAGCGACTCCACGTGGAGTCGCTTTTTTATTGCGTGGTGACCGGTGTGCCATCTTTTAAAACAAGTGGTTGAATCAGTACTTCTACTCTTCGATTTTTACTGCGATTTTCTATTGTATCATTCGGAACGATCGGCTTATACTCTCCATACCCTTTCGCACTGAATAGATTGGGATCAACTTCATTGTCTGCCACAATGATTTTCAAAA
This window of the Sporosarcina ureae genome carries:
- a CDS encoding DUF1128 domain-containing protein; translated protein: MDLSTKSPENVSYMIEKIKEKLRMVNVDAMKPENFSTEQYEDLYYMYEMVMKRDNITPNEMQAIASELGSMRN